In Gemmatimonadaceae bacterium, the following are encoded in one genomic region:
- a CDS encoding indole-3-glycerol-phosphate synthase, giving the protein MPNSKIIRTTPEAQGDSAWKPPAGTLGELVRLAWQRVARLESGAGAIDSEATVHLARPSLRHALTGAHVGVIAEIKRSSPSRGAINPGLDSARQARAYSDGGAVAISVLTEPSAFGGSDEDLGIVRSAVGVPLLRKDFHVSESQLVEARRLGASAALVIVRAIEPSRLRSLAQAARDVSLELVFEIRDEIELDRALGAGAEIIGVNNRNLETLEIDPHTVKRIVPLIPPECVAIAESGYSTRDQVVEAARAGADAVLVGSSVSASPDPAAAVGALADVPRRPRTR; this is encoded by the coding sequence TTGCCGAATTCGAAGATTATCCGAACAACTCCCGAAGCGCAAGGAGATTCGGCGTGGAAGCCTCCCGCCGGAACCCTCGGCGAACTCGTACGCCTGGCATGGCAGCGGGTCGCCCGTCTGGAGAGCGGCGCCGGCGCGATAGACAGCGAGGCCACGGTACACCTTGCCAGGCCTTCCCTGCGCCATGCCCTCACTGGAGCACACGTCGGCGTGATCGCCGAGATCAAGCGCAGCTCGCCGTCGAGGGGAGCGATCAATCCCGGGCTCGACAGCGCGCGGCAAGCGCGCGCGTATTCCGATGGCGGTGCGGTGGCGATATCGGTTCTCACCGAGCCTTCGGCTTTCGGTGGAAGCGACGAAGACCTCGGTATCGTGCGCTCGGCCGTCGGTGTGCCGCTTCTCAGGAAAGACTTTCACGTCAGCGAATCACAACTCGTCGAGGCGCGTCGGCTCGGCGCGTCGGCGGCGCTCGTGATCGTCAGAGCCATCGAACCATCCCGGCTTCGATCGCTTGCGCAAGCCGCGCGTGATGTGTCGCTCGAGCTTGTCTTCGAGATTCGCGATGAGATTGAGCTCGATCGGGCGCTCGGCGCCGGCGCCGAAATCATCGGCGTGAACAATCGCAATCTCGAGACGCTCGAGATTGATCCGCACACGGTGAAGAGGATCGTGCCGCTGATCCCGCCCGAATGTGTGGCAATCGCGGAAAGCGGGTATTCGACGCGCGATCAGGTCGTGGAGGCGGCGCGGGCCGGCGCCGACGCGGTCCTCGTCGGGTCGTCGGTATCCGCATCGCCCGATCCGGCTGCGGCCGTGGGGGCACTTGCCGACGTGCCAAGACGTCCGCGTACCCGGTGA
- a CDS encoding phosphoribosylanthranilate isomerase, which produces MTKIKFCGITRPVDAEVAASLGASHAGVIFAESPRRVTPLRAREIFASAGQLKRVGVFGHANAGEALRAARDAELDVMQLHGSFGPDDLARMRDDFEGELWPVVAIDESHGALPPGWDELVDVADAILLDTRVRGASGGTGRTFDWMAIAPKIRDAGLLVPTVLAGGLTPLNVGAAIAALAPAIVDVSSGVEAAPGIKDAALMRAFADAVRSASIV; this is translated from the coding sequence ATGACGAAGATCAAGTTCTGCGGGATCACCCGCCCTGTAGATGCCGAGGTCGCGGCGTCGCTCGGCGCTTCACACGCCGGTGTGATCTTCGCCGAGAGTCCGAGGCGCGTGACTCCGCTCCGTGCACGGGAGATCTTTGCATCAGCCGGACAGCTGAAGCGGGTTGGCGTCTTCGGCCACGCCAACGCTGGAGAAGCTCTACGGGCAGCGCGCGATGCCGAGCTGGACGTGATGCAGTTGCACGGGTCGTTCGGGCCGGATGACCTCGCGCGGATGCGCGACGATTTCGAGGGCGAGCTATGGCCCGTGGTCGCGATCGACGAATCGCACGGAGCTCTGCCGCCCGGGTGGGACGAACTTGTGGATGTCGCCGACGCGATCCTGCTCGATACGAGGGTGCGGGGCGCGAGCGGCGGCACAGGCCGCACCTTCGACTGGATGGCGATCGCGCCGAAGATCCGCGACGCGGGACTCCTCGTTCCAACCGTCCTCGCCGGCGGATTGACCCCTCTGAACGTGGGCGCCGCAATAGCCGCCCTGGCCCCGGCGATAGTGGACGTCTCATCGGGCGTGGAAGCGGCACCGGGGATAAAGGATGCCGCTCTGATGCGCGCTTTTGCCGATGCGGTACGTTCCGCGTCTATAGTATGA
- the trpB gene encoding tryptophan synthase subunit beta, translated as MTSMRSNDRFGEYGGRYVPETLIPALDELDAAFDSAMADPSFVRSVDEMLSTYVGRPSPLSSAPRFSEKIGAEVYLKREDLNHTGAHKINNTVGQALLAMRMGKRRIIAETGAGQHGVATATVCARFGLDCTVYMGEEDMRRQALNVYRMQLMGARVVPVTSGTRTLKDATSEAIRDWVTNVNDSYYIIGSVVGPAPYPRMVREFQAVIGREAREQMLATAGRLPNTVVACVGGGSNAMGIFHPFESDVAVELVGVEAAGHGLETGEHSASLLRGRPGVLHGTLSYLLQDEGGQVHPAHSISAGLDYPGVGPEHAFLKDSGRATYVAVTDEDALRGFAMLSRLEGIIPALETSHAVAWVADNASRWSRDDAVLICVSGRGDKDMAQVAELGFLDK; from the coding sequence ATGACCTCGATGCGATCAAACGACAGATTCGGAGAGTACGGGGGACGTTATGTCCCCGAGACGCTCATTCCCGCTCTCGACGAGCTGGACGCGGCGTTCGACAGCGCCATGGCGGATCCATCCTTCGTCCGGTCCGTGGACGAAATGCTGTCCACCTATGTCGGGCGACCGTCGCCTCTCAGCAGCGCGCCGCGTTTCTCGGAGAAGATCGGAGCCGAGGTCTACCTGAAGCGCGAGGATCTGAATCACACCGGCGCGCACAAGATCAACAACACCGTCGGGCAGGCGCTGCTCGCGATGCGCATGGGAAAGCGGCGGATCATCGCCGAAACCGGCGCCGGCCAGCATGGCGTCGCCACCGCTACGGTCTGCGCGCGTTTCGGGCTCGATTGCACGGTTTACATGGGCGAGGAGGACATGAGGCGTCAGGCCCTCAATGTCTATCGCATGCAGCTGATGGGCGCGCGTGTCGTTCCCGTCACGTCGGGAACGCGGACGCTCAAGGACGCGACCAGCGAGGCGATCCGGGACTGGGTGACGAACGTCAACGACAGCTATTACATCATCGGCTCTGTCGTCGGCCCTGCTCCGTATCCGCGCATGGTCCGCGAGTTCCAGGCGGTGATCGGCCGGGAGGCGCGCGAGCAGATGCTCGCGACGGCCGGACGCCTGCCGAATACTGTCGTGGCCTGCGTCGGTGGCGGTTCGAACGCCATGGGGATCTTCCATCCGTTCGAAAGCGATGTCGCGGTCGAACTGGTGGGAGTCGAAGCCGCGGGACATGGTCTCGAGACTGGTGAGCATTCCGCGTCTCTGCTGAGAGGCCGGCCCGGTGTTCTGCATGGCACTCTCAGCTATCTCCTTCAGGACGAAGGCGGCCAGGTGCACCCGGCTCACTCCATTTCGGCGGGTCTCGATTATCCGGGAGTGGGGCCGGAGCACGCGTTCCTCAAGGATTCCGGCCGCGCGACGTATGTAGCCGTCACCGACGAGGACGCACTCCGCGGGTTCGCCATGCTCAGCCGCCTCGAGGGAATAATCCCCGCGCTCGAGACGTCGCACGCTGTCGCGTGGGTTGCCGATAACGCGTCCCGCTGGAGCCGCGATGACGCGGTTCTCATCTGCGTCAGCGGTCGCGGAGACAAGGACATGGCGCAAGTCGCCGAGCTGGGGTTCCTGGACAAGTGA